Within Brienomyrus brachyistius isolate T26 chromosome 20, BBRACH_0.4, whole genome shotgun sequence, the genomic segment GCAACAAACACCAGAACTGTTTCTTTCCCAGGATGCACTAGTGGTAGCTGTCCTAACCCCACTTGTGAAGGTAacacactttacttaaagctctGGGGCCTGTACTgcaaagcggggttactggcatATCAGGGTAACTagatggatttaaggtagtcggggcaaaatgtaaatgaacgaatatgaagtccatttaaactgtggtaccctaaatccgacaagttaccccaacaagccagtaaccccacttcgtagCACAGGCCACGGATCTATACCGCACTGTAGATAGTTGCGTTCATGCATTCTCATAGACATgacattcatagaaagtgttactgTCTATGTTATTGACACATGGAGCATGAATACGAGTTGATATTTACAGATGGGGTCCACGGGCTCTGCCTTTTCCCAGATGGTGGAAATGCCGATGGTGAAAGCCGGAAGAAGCTCCCCATTCATATGCAAGCATCTGACTTCTCTCTTGAGCTTGACTGTGTTGCGTGAAATAATGGCTGGAATTTGGACGCAATCTATGGTGGGTGTAGAGCTGTGGGGGGGTTATTCCATGACAGAGAGGCTGGGCTGCGGCAGGTAGGAGAGGCAGGGGGGCTGTTCGGGGCCCGGGGGCCCGCCCCAGGCCATGCCGGCGGTGAAATCGGGGCCCCGCCGCAGCGAAGCCAGCCTGGCAGCCAGGAGCAGCAGGAGGCCAGCCAGCACCTCCAGGCAGAAGGAGAGCCAGGCCACGCCCAGCGACCAGCCGAAGGACACCTCCACGTCGGCGAGCTCCTCCGGGCCCAGCTCCCGCTCCAGCTCCGCCAGGGCCTGCTGCGAGTAGCTGATGTAGATGCTGACCCCCGAGAGCGTCAGGAGGCCTGGGGAGACACAGCAACAGGGAAGACATTAGCGGGAGAAACCCCACCGTGGGCGGGAGTACACTGCGCCGTCCAATCACTGCTCAGGTTCACTCAACGGGAATCATGGGTCGGAGAAGTGGGCGGAACCAAATGTTGATCTACAGCACATTGTAGCCTCACCCACCATGGACATCAGGGCCTCTCCCCAATCAGCTTCCTGCTTCTTCACATGTTGCTGAAACCTTCTCTTCATCATTATGTTAGCAGGCTACGGCATCAGCAGTGATCAGTCACAAAACCAAATATCACTCCGTAGCTTCTCGAAAATACACAGATAATAGTGTTTTACTCCCCTCCCTCCTTCACTGGCCACGTGTCCTTTATAGTGACCTTTGTTTGACCTCCACCCGCTCCATGGTGACAGTGAATTCTTTTTACACTGCAGGAGTTGTGAACTTTGGACCAGGCCACCATCTGTCTCAGCCTATATAAAGGTggttttttttgggagggggggggatccaatacACCCCCCACTATCTCACCCCCAGACTTCCTGGTGGTCACAGTTAATAAAAGGGTTCGAGTTCAGAAATGGCTTCCAGGGTTCCTGCATCCTGCCCGGGACAGATCTGATGAGGCTGCAGCCTCTGTCCACGTGTCTCTGTGTCCCCCGGGTGGGACGAAGGGGGCAGTGTGGTCTGATGTGTCTGAAATGACACCCATTTATATCCCACAGCAATCTGCTCAAACTGATAGTGGCACAAAAGGTAAAGAGACGGGGATATATGCAGACCGGATGCATACAGATTACAGCTTTTATTTCATTAGCACAAAATGACCAGACTTTTACAAAACCAACTTGATAAAAACAGGGTCCATAGACTGGGGGATTAGGACTGCGGTTGAAAGGTCGCTGGCTCCGAACCTCCCACCACTTTGGACAAAGACAGTCCATGATGTGAAATATGAGGGTATGAAAAGACAAGAGCATTGGATATTGAGGTGATTTTTTTTGAGATCCTGTGTAAAATATAACCTCCTCGTGGTGTAGACATGCAATGATGGACATGGCCCTCAATGTCCTCCTGACCAGCAGAGGAAgcagtgccggggggggggttcattcgCCATTTAAGGTGCACATCATTTCCCTCTTAATGTCCTCGTAACATCATGCCCTCTTGAAGTGTAGTTGATGGCAGACACGCTAAATGGCGTAAAGAATCTAACGGCTTGACTTGTTTCTGTAGTCCTTCATGATGTCCATGAGCTAAGCTCcatcctgggaggggggggaaccAGCGTGTAGTGGGCATACGGGGGGGCTTTTTCTGAGCTAAGCTTCCCCTTGACCTTCTCAGAGGGtccccatgcccccccacctTGCGGATACGTGAGCTGAATGGCAAGATTGTTGGAGATGCTGATGTCCACGGTTGGAGGGGTGGAGGAGGCTGATGCTCCGGATGCTTCTTTTTCTGCCATGAGTTGCCTGGGTTACCGGAGTCGTTTCCTGACGCTTCTCTGCTCAGCGGCGCTAAGGAGCAGGTTCTCAGCCAGCCTTGCTCCCTGACCTCCCCTCGACACAACcaacctgaccccccccccccggcacatcCTGCCTGATTCCCGTCCCCCAGCACAGTTGACTCAGATCAGAGTCAGCATTTTAAGCTCAGCATGTTAAAGTGAGCACTGGCGCTCAGTCCCTCACATGGCCGCGTGCAGCTAACATCTAACCTTACAAGGCAGCGTCCATGTCAAGAACAGAGTACAGGGTCTGAGTATCTACAGAGCCGCCTGATCACATGATCAGCAGGGGAAAAGATGATTGGCTGGTGGGTACTGCCAATTGAACTCAAGCAATCATTCAAGTGCTATTCAAGAGTATTACTGGTATGAACGTATAATCGGCTCTTGAATTGAgtttttaattataaataatggaATTATAATTACTAAATTACCCAATTGCAATGGAATTTAATTGGAAGAAAGCCTTGTGTAATCAAAAACAATGTGTTTGAGTGGATGACAAAGTGCTTAGCAGCTCTCAGCCGTGCAGCGGCGGTGTGGCGGGGGCgtgtggggggggcgtggggggggtgctttatgGTTACTTTCCTTCCCCTGTTAACTTGGCCAAGGTCCTGCAGATGAAACCATTACATTTAAGTTATTGCAGTGATATTTACTGCCTCACACAGTCTCTGTCCatgaaggaataaataaaacagaaaataaagaaCGGACAGGTCCCTCCTCAAAGGAGGCCAGAGGCAATTTACGCCTGGGTCTGAACGAAATGGCCCGGTGATGAAAAAATGATTAATTTATGAGAAATTATTTCCAGCCTAAGTTGAATGTCCCTTTAGCTATGTTGGTCATTCCAGACgtctataaataaatgtaacacaATCGTGTCTGCGTGTGCAAACCATGTTATAGTCATCATACCCTGGACTTCTTCTGACAGGCCACCGGAATGGCTATGATCTTGAGTGGTGGTCTCCTGTTTGTGGTGGTCTGGCCCACCTTGGTCTCGTGTTTGTGGTGGATTGGCCTGCTGTTGTCTCCTGTCTGTGGTGGTCTGGTCCGCTGTGGTCTCCCATTTGTAGTGGTCTGGTTCACTATGGTCTCCAGTTTATGGTGGTCTGGCATGCTGTGGTCTCCCATTTGTAGTGGTATGGCCTGTTGTGGTCTCCTATTTGTCTAAAGAAAGCACAATAACTTGCATGCCCGACTGAAATTCCTTTTTCCTTTCCTTATAACAGAGAAGACATTTATGAACTACTCCCAGCCCAAAACACCCACTTCTTTCAGGTAAGACAGATATCGCCAGATTGTTGACAGCAGAAAAGGATCATGGGATATGGCGTGGGGCTGCAGTAAATAAAGGGCTTCATTTGGAAGCTAACAGCACGAAGCAAAGTCCACCAGGCATCTTCAAAGGGCCTGTCAGCAATTAACTCCTCATAGACCAGTGCATGTTTCCTTCATTTTTTGTATCTGAAGGTAAAATTGCAAAGAGTTATTTGATCTTAACAATGCTGGTGTTGCTGTGTTTAGTTAAACCATCTGACAGCCTACATTTGGCTCTTGTTCAGTCAGGGGCCCCTTATGGCAGCCAATGGGAAATAAGACTTCTAAACACAACCTGGGTAGGATTACTATGGGCTGGTTATCTGAATGGTCTAATCAAATGGAAACCAGTAAACTGAGGGTGCACAGTAGTCCTGCACATCATTATGTTGCAATGCTGGTAGAGAAATGTCGGTTCAACAAAAATCTTTCCCTGGGTTTGCTTGCTTCCTCAGACGGAGGTTCCTGTGCTATGGTGCTTGAACCATCCCACTGAGCCTTAGAGAACTGAGAGAGACCACATGCAGGTGCCTGTAGACCAATTCGCTCCAAATGGCAACAACACGTGTGACCCTTTCCACCAGCAAAAATGAGAGGCTTCACTGTGACCGGGTCGACATTAACAGCCCAGCGCAGGCCCCCTTCCACCACGACCCCCCCAAGCAGGACACTCGCCCCTATTTGGCCAATACCCAGGACGAGCAGTCGGCACCCTGTCGACACACGGATTATCTGCGAACCCATTTCCCCTGTGGGAACAGTGGTCCAAAATAGCCGCTTTTGTCAGAGGAGCCTGAAGCTGCCCGTGTCCAGAAAAACACAGGCGTGTCCGGCTATTTCCAGCAGCGCTCAGAAGACATTCTGTAGTGCTGTGCGCAGCCGTGATAAGCACAGATGCAGAGATGAAAACAGGGGCTGATGAAGACCTTCAGGTGGCTGGCGAGTGGGAAAACGGCTCTGCAGTCGCACGGTCTCACCCTGAGCAAGGGCGGGCACTTACTGCAAAGCAGAAGGTAAGCGGCGGTCCCTAAGAGCAGGGTGCGGCTCCGGGCCAGTGAGCTGACGAGGCCCAAGATCCCGCCGAAGACCAGCAGCACCAAGCTGAGAGGCAGCAGAATGACGATCGCCTTGTGCAGGCCTGTGGGGGGCGCCAGAGAGCACAGAATCAGACGAGGGATATAAGGGCATGAACACACAGGTATGTGTTGCCAAATTTACAAATAAACTCTACAAAGACATGGGCATATTCACATACTCCTATACACACAAAGCACAGAGATACCCAAAAGAAAAGTGCCAAAACTGTACACACGCCGAGCTCCACACAGGAATTGCATCACTCTGTGGAAAAAAAGGGTCTGAACCACATTTAACCAACAAACATGCCTCACTTGCGCATAAGCACAGGTACATTGGAGCACTTCCCTTCGCTAGACTGCATCTTACTCCCCACAGCTTGGGGGTCACGGCGTAGGGCCAGCTAATGGGCAGCACCCTCTGCGGAGGCTCAAACCAGCGACAGGCGGCTCTTAAGCTCAGAGATTCAGACCACGGAGCCACTCACCAGCCATGTGTATTAAGGCAAGATCCGGGAGCAGAACTATTCTGCAGTCAGTCTGGAAAAAAATGAGTCTGAGGcacatttaacagaaaaacacttTATTGGCAAGTACATTGGAAGAACCTTCTACTGAGGCTCAAACCAGCACCGTTTGaatcacagacagagagacttaagcccactgagccactcgcTGTTTTAAATCCCGGACGCGCATTCGGACCAATATTGGTCCTTTGTGCAAAAAGACTCCAGGCCAGATCCGGTTTACGGGTCTGTGGTGATTTCTGACCAACATTTGGCCCGGATCCGGATCAGTCTCACCTTGCTACCTGGGTAgcatttttcagttttgggaTAAACTGCCCCTTTAGCACATACAGGCATGCAGATGCAAATTCAGGCGCATGCctgcaaaactacagctaaacatacacacacagctaaACGCTGCACATAAATGCAAACACACAAGTATAAAAACACACAGCCAAACCAGAAGCATTAAGTATCTGTCAGTGAATAAAGATAATACACAAGTCAAAACTGTCACTATACACCAAATAATACAAATATACCAACTGCGGATACCATGCACATATACCACCTGCGGATACCATGCACTGTACTTTTCTTTCGACCAGGCAAACGATAGAAAACTTGAATGGATGTGTTCTCTACACATGTTGTTGTCATGGAAACCTGATGATTGACCTCTTATGGCTCATTAATCTGTTAGGGGAGTCAGGAGACGcatgttcctgttcctgacagtTAGTTTCAAAATGCCGCTTTTTCATTAGAGCCCAGCTAGAATGATTGTACATGGGAGGCAGTTAATCCGCTTAGGGTTTTTTTACATGTGTTTGGGCTCATATCATGGAGCAAAGCTAGTCTTCACTGCTGCATGGAGGCGGCAGATGTGTGTCAGGTAATATGGCCCCTTCCCAGAGTGACACTTCCTTGTTTACGTTTTGAATTGAATAATCGGATCCCTACATCACTGGGCTGGAGTTAAGATGCCCTGCATGATACCTACAGTGCTGACATGGCGTCCACCCTATTCAACTGCGCCCCCAGAAGAGATGGTCGCTACATGCAGTTCCCCGCCTTGCTGCCAGGGCGCGCACTTGTACTCACTGAGCAGATGCTTCTCGGTTTCCGAGTATTTGGAAGTGTCTGCAGAAAATGAGTAGATGTTGTAGGAGACGTCATCCTTGCCTGCAATCAGAGAGGAGCACGCTGAGCGATGCAGTGCGTTAC encodes:
- the LOC125715804 gene encoding transmembrane protein 235-like produces the protein MRLSYGTTVVTAGIAGIMSFGLLAAAIGSEYWYIIVVNRPNETDSEDLNSHSGLWRIYEGKDDVSYNIYSFSADTSKYSETEKHLLSLHKAIVILLPLSLVLLVFGGILGLVSSLARSRTLLLGTAAYLLLCSLLTLSGVSIYISYSQQALAELERELGPEELADVEVSFGWSLGVAWLSFCLEVLAGLLLLLAARLASLRRGPDFTAGMAWGGPPGPEQPPCLSYLPQPSLSVME